In Pseudomonadota bacterium, a single genomic region encodes these proteins:
- a CDS encoding pyridoxamine 5'-phosphate oxidase family protein produces the protein MSAKLMEYFNKQPRLGCLSTANKEGKVNVAYFGSPRMINEKTITMGIGKNRTFAYLQENPYAVFMIMEPGKSLSEWKGVRVYVKMADCQTSGSKLDDMKAQIAKVAGEAGAKMVYAAVSFEIYEIKPLADFGQGWEKAIS, from the coding sequence ATGTCAGCAAAACTTATGGAGTATTTCAACAAACAGCCGCGACTTGGATGTCTCAGTACCGCAAACAAGGAAGGCAAGGTAAATGTGGCCTACTTCGGCTCGCCGAGGATGATCAATGAGAAGACCATCACGATGGGTATTGGCAAGAACAGGACCTTTGCATATCTTCAGGAAAACCCTTATGCGGTCTTCATGATTATGGAGCCGGGCAAGTCCCTGAGCGAATGGAAGGGCGTGAGGGTTTACGTAAAGATGGCTGACTGCCAGACATCCGGGTCAAAACTGGACGACATGAAGGCCCAGATTGCAAAGGTTGCAGGCGAAGCCGGCGCCAAAATGGTCTATGCCGCTGTGAGCTTTGAAATTTATGAGATCAAACCCCTTGCCGATTTCGGGCAGGGATGGGAAAAGGCAATTTCGTAA
- a CDS encoding radical SAM protein, which translates to MLLIHPPVVKPSEPPPGIAKLSGVLTACGIRHHVIDANIEGLYYLLNKAITGPVELDTWTRRALRNLSNNLKGLKDWEIYTNIDRYKRAVMDVNRLTGMSAAEYGVQISLVDYQQKKLSPSKSDDLLHAAGHYEENPFYPYFRERIAQLIERENHGFAGISLNYLSQALTTFSIIGFIKKRFPAVKIIVGGGLVTSWMRSPLWRNPFAGLIDHLVAGPGEAQLISLLGKKTKMAGHCPPCYDSFLDGKYLAPGFILPYSTSTGCYWSKCSFCPERAEGNEFLQAHPDSVIGDLSALSKQVKPALIHLVDNAISPAMLKKIAENPPGAPWYGFVRITPHLVDMDFCQALKRSGCVMLKLGLESGDQGVIDSMNKGINLKTASKALMTLRAAGIATYVYLLFGTPSETIKEARRTLDFTVKHAEYIDFLNLAIFNLSINSPETSGLSTGKFYEGDLSLYTDFKHPKGWDRRQIRQFLDKEFKKHPAIQQILRNHPPLFTSSHAPLFAMELPSQGKCI; encoded by the coding sequence GTGCTTCTCATACACCCACCTGTTGTCAAACCATCCGAGCCGCCGCCAGGCATTGCAAAACTTTCCGGGGTGCTCACTGCTTGCGGTATCCGCCACCACGTCATCGATGCAAATATCGAAGGTTTATATTATTTACTGAATAAAGCAATAACAGGGCCTGTGGAACTTGACACCTGGACCCGGAGGGCTTTGCGCAACCTCTCCAATAATCTTAAGGGACTGAAAGATTGGGAGATTTACACGAACATTGACCGGTATAAACGTGCGGTGATGGACGTAAACCGCCTCACAGGCATGTCGGCTGCGGAATATGGCGTGCAGATAAGCCTCGTCGATTACCAGCAAAAAAAGCTTTCCCCCTCAAAGAGCGACGATCTTCTCCATGCCGCCGGGCATTACGAGGAGAACCCCTTTTACCCTTACTTCAGGGAACGGATAGCTCAGCTTATAGAGAGGGAAAATCATGGATTTGCAGGCATCTCTCTGAACTACCTGAGCCAGGCATTGACAACCTTTTCAATCATCGGCTTCATAAAAAAAAGGTTCCCTGCCGTTAAAATCATTGTTGGTGGCGGACTCGTTACATCATGGATGAGGAGCCCTTTATGGAGGAATCCCTTCGCAGGGCTTATAGATCATCTCGTTGCAGGTCCGGGAGAAGCGCAGCTCATCTCGCTCCTTGGGAAAAAGACAAAAATGGCAGGACATTGCCCGCCCTGCTATGATTCCTTCCTTGATGGCAAGTATCTGGCGCCGGGATTTATTTTACCTTACAGCACTTCAACGGGATGTTACTGGAGCAAATGCTCTTTCTGTCCGGAAAGGGCGGAAGGGAATGAGTTTCTGCAAGCCCATCCCGATTCGGTTATCGGTGATCTCAGTGCGCTCTCCAAACAGGTGAAGCCCGCACTTATTCATCTGGTTGATAATGCAATCAGCCCTGCCATGTTGAAGAAAATTGCTGAGAATCCTCCCGGAGCGCCATGGTATGGTTTCGTAAGGATTACCCCTCACCTTGTTGATATGGATTTCTGCCAGGCGCTGAAAAGATCCGGCTGCGTTATGCTGAAGCTTGGTCTTGAATCGGGCGATCAGGGGGTCATTGACTCTATGAACAAGGGTATCAATCTTAAAACGGCTTCAAAGGCATTAATGACACTGAGAGCCGCCGGCATCGCCACGTATGTTTATCTTCTATTCGGAACACCTTCCGAGACAATCAAAGAAGCCCGTCGCACCCTTGACTTTACAGTCAAACACGCTGAATATATTGACTTTTTAAACCTGGCCATATTCAACCTGTCGATCAACAGCCCTGAGACCTCCGGACTTTCAACCGGGAAATTCTACGAGGGTGACCTTTCGCTGTATACTGATTTTAAGCACCCGAAAGGATGGGACAGACGCCAGATCAGGCAGTTTCTTGACAAAGAATTTAAAAAGCATCCTGCCATACAACAGATTCTCCGTAACCATCCGCCCTTATTTACCTCCAGCCATGCCCCGTTGTTTGCGATGGAACTTCCCAGTCAAGGCAAATGCATTTGA
- a CDS encoding ParB/RepB/Spo0J family partition protein codes for MTEQEKTESPEFMYLPLESILVEEQIRSSIDTESESFKALMESIKDRGVLEPVLVTPKDGKYLLLCGERRFLAALKLGLTSIPVRVVDAVTQKDEILAFQLTENLQREDLNPMDQAKGILAYIQAKHPDKNYDVDGVMSDLVRYNRKPETLPEEIVNTVITISEIVGKSIMTLHRTISLLKLSDEIQAAIREGKLPVSQGYIFASHLDYPDLKKVFDSVITQPVTNSTLERMLTRKSEPPKKPLHPKLSRQRTSVKNIMTTIEENAGKYTKEDLEEFLHELYVLYDYIQQQASVAVSTKPRKPQL; via the coding sequence ATGACTGAACAGGAAAAGACTGAAAGCCCGGAATTTATGTATTTGCCTCTCGAAAGCATTCTCGTAGAAGAACAGATTCGCTCAAGCATAGATACAGAAAGTGAATCATTTAAGGCTCTTATGGAGTCAATCAAAGACCGGGGCGTCTTAGAGCCTGTCCTCGTGACGCCGAAAGACGGTAAATACTTACTGCTTTGCGGGGAGAGACGTTTCCTGGCAGCGCTGAAGCTGGGACTCACATCCATCCCCGTGCGGGTTGTGGATGCAGTAACCCAGAAGGACGAGATACTTGCCTTCCAATTGACTGAAAACCTCCAGCGGGAAGACTTAAACCCCATGGATCAGGCGAAAGGGATATTGGCATATATTCAGGCGAAACACCCTGATAAAAACTATGACGTGGATGGGGTGATGAGCGACTTGGTTAGGTATAATCGTAAGCCCGAAACCCTCCCTGAAGAAATCGTTAACACTGTGATAACGATTTCTGAAATCGTCGGAAAATCAATAATGACGCTGCATCGCACGATATCACTTTTGAAACTATCTGATGAAATACAGGCCGCTATCCGGGAGGGGAAATTACCTGTTTCACAGGGTTACATCTTTGCCTCCCACCTTGACTATCCCGATCTCAAGAAGGTTTTTGATAGTGTTATAACACAACCTGTTACCAACTCTACCCTTGAGCGGATGCTCACGCGGAAGTCAGAACCGCCGAAGAAACCCTTGCACCCCAAACTCTCACGACAGCGAACAAGCGTCAAAAATATAATGACCACTATAGAAGAAAATGCCGGCAAATATACCAAAGAAGACCTTGAGGAGTTCCTTCATGAATTATACGTCCTCTATGACTATATTCAGCAGCAGGCCTCTGTCGCGGTGTCGACGAAACCGCGCAAACCGCAGTTGTGA
- a CDS encoding Fic family protein produces the protein MNISDFRAGTFQKGYQYKYFLPEKINHSFFWTDEGINELLERASLKLGELNSFSRFVPDTAMFIIMHIFKEAVISSRIEGTQTNIEEALIEEKEIDPEKRDDWREVNNYVSAMNKAIEELKTLPLSNRLIKDTHRILLSSGRGEHKNPGEFRQSQNWIGGVSLTDAVFIPPALTELPELLSDLELFLHNTEIKVPHLIRIAIAHYQFETIHPFLDGNGRIGRLLITLYLVSTGVLEKPLLYLSEFFEKNKTLYYDNLTFVRTKNDLGQWIKFFLTGVIQTAEAGVSTLTKIISLKASIERGKILMMGKRAKQGSIFLHALFSKPVVTIKDVQNITGLSPKAANDLVKVFFAEGILKETTGYQRNRVFVFEDYLRMFR, from the coding sequence ATGAATATCTCCGATTTCAGGGCGGGAACATTTCAGAAAGGTTACCAATATAAGTATTTCCTGCCGGAAAAAATAAACCATTCATTTTTTTGGACAGACGAGGGGATCAATGAACTCCTGGAAAGGGCTTCATTAAAGCTTGGGGAACTAAACTCCTTTTCAAGATTTGTCCCCGACACGGCCATGTTCATCATCATGCACATCTTCAAGGAAGCGGTTATATCGAGCCGGATTGAAGGAACACAGACCAATATCGAGGAAGCCTTAATCGAAGAGAAAGAGATTGACCCCGAAAAGCGCGATGACTGGCGGGAAGTAAACAACTATGTTTCCGCGATGAATAAGGCCATCGAAGAATTGAAAACATTGCCCCTGTCGAATCGGCTGATCAAGGATACCCACAGGATTCTTCTTTCGAGCGGACGAGGAGAACATAAAAATCCGGGAGAATTCAGGCAATCGCAAAACTGGATCGGGGGAGTTAGTCTTACGGACGCAGTATTCATTCCGCCTGCCCTCACAGAGTTGCCGGAACTGTTGTCAGACCTTGAATTATTTCTGCACAATACGGAAATCAAGGTCCCCCACCTGATCCGAATTGCCATTGCTCATTATCAGTTTGAAACCATCCACCCTTTTCTTGACGGTAACGGCAGGATAGGGCGCTTGCTTATCACGCTGTATCTGGTGAGCACCGGTGTTTTAGAGAAGCCCTTACTCTATCTGTCAGAGTTTTTCGAGAAAAACAAAACCCTCTATTATGATAACCTGACCTTTGTCAGGACCAAAAACGATCTTGGGCAGTGGATCAAATTCTTTCTGACCGGGGTCATTCAAACAGCGGAAGCCGGGGTATCCACCCTTACCAAAATTATAAGCTTGAAGGCATCTATCGAGCGTGGAAAAATTCTGATGATGGGCAAACGCGCAAAGCAGGGATCAATTTTTCTACATGCGCTTTTTTCCAAGCCCGTGGTGACAATAAAGGATGTTCAAAACATCACCGGACTTTCTCCCAAAGCAGCTAACGATCTTGTAAAGGTTTTTTTTGCGGAAGGAATTCTCAAAGAAACGACAGGCTATCAGCGCAACCGGGTTTTTGTGTTTGAAGACTATCTGAGAATGTTCAGATAA
- a CDS encoding DUF4365 domain-containing protein, with protein MIEKAEKFPEQPESHIVGQRALDVFNYRRPQHWIVNPSVRDYGWDGLVEIGTGGLSFLVQMKGSGDPSYSSEKDFVSVGLKVATVNFLQGHLVPAMVCICDTGAADTPVYYAWLDEVIREIETQNPIWSGQETVTVRVPTIQRIDQNVSDTVSDYVSECHSRLQIGTEILEVMGVASGLSKEQMRTSSAPELMEQAIKPTLVKAGLIELSTDEGSEQINILSPEDQRRFKNIREISLLLNVFKDDEACQRLDRLESEIEQASDGIKAPYFNNRGVLALHTEKNDLDSLKFFSMAAQLRPSEPKYVTNGLWTEFSIRNDEGKADLSIDWQDRLDKVLASNPTFGPVVRLKAMQIAQASGHEAATDFIVKSQLWQKEPLDSRLCLIELLKDTGEYDRAIDVVEQTEKEDVPLNSLFYSLAGFIFLMKAVKGHEHKGHVRFSTGPADISPELLQKSSHYYGLAFKELISAGFPLPWEDTISNYSMILSLLGKYEEAANVAKPFLQRHPASPMVNDALASALFRKGEPENAVPYAEKAFAGEPTSHKLKNLCLCLFLAEDYEKLITTISENRKQGFEDVDEECLLRSLCAIAYYEIGEEEESSKQIRALDEKEFVADALTVKCTIASKNRASKETIIGILNQALEADPENLTVRTHIAGYLNPTTVEDAKIIEDCFEHILKFRDLLPEEYSNYTRAVNTLNKYEKARDILYKAVKRYPGIPSLIHDLALAVECTGDQETAYQLCSDYIRLGGKSYAVLKNTAILAEMTGRTDEAIKLFSRALSKSHDAHEQGDIHCQLYELKRRKGVSTKELISHIHEFGKTITGDDTTREARYLTMILMAPKPSDQADKELELWFEEAKRRLGEFERKHPKNPFLKGFKINTALSPEEQAWDMMTTISSVTLPARMRGAQLEMAARSGTWAFVFRAEVLSNSVFSYWSLCTASEERSHAIHIWSPDISLDEENKTAGAAKSACVDITTLLALAQLDMLDLLEILDQVVISLSTKRALAIELEGILSAPYPLAQKIDVWLRTNRSRVRVRRFPWSKGFDFEDNESESNVPGLLTPFQPSIAKMLPYGVGESVKLAAFLNLPLYSDDVFARYIALKDNNVKGFSTISMVAALREKGKISLASETEVFGKMLKLNFRIVPFNSQHLYCSLENVANSLTTKGRIPRAKDLIQDETLGSLLRQFADSSIEPAGLYRIAIDWWIAILEKGLPTGILEQSMVYLLFAFSQRTVGGVLKGVVKDEPDEIRAALLTFFLLKVSQKDSRLIPAAWSAVKTYCEEHYRDQATFQKVIFEKLPNWFVKLLEMRVKTNSYDKVKILASFTTKLPNGDRTLIEEYIVRHIRPSFLT; from the coding sequence ATGATTGAAAAAGCAGAGAAATTTCCTGAACAACCAGAATCTCACATTGTCGGACAGCGGGCTTTAGACGTCTTCAATTACCGTCGTCCGCAGCATTGGATAGTCAATCCTTCGGTTAGAGACTATGGGTGGGACGGGCTCGTCGAAATTGGGACTGGCGGTCTGTCCTTTTTGGTGCAAATGAAGGGCTCCGGCGATCCTTCCTATTCGAGTGAGAAAGACTTCGTCAGCGTGGGGCTAAAAGTTGCCACTGTAAACTTCCTTCAAGGCCACCTTGTCCCCGCCATGGTTTGTATATGCGATACAGGAGCCGCAGATACTCCTGTCTACTATGCCTGGCTCGATGAAGTAATTAGAGAGATCGAGACTCAAAACCCGATTTGGAGCGGACAAGAAACCGTAACTGTCAGGGTTCCCACTATTCAGAGGATTGACCAGAATGTATCGGACACGGTATCCGATTATGTATCAGAATGTCATAGTCGCCTTCAGATAGGCACGGAGATACTTGAGGTCATGGGAGTTGCCTCCGGCCTAAGTAAAGAACAGATGCGAACTTCATCAGCACCAGAACTAATGGAGCAGGCCATAAAACCCACGTTAGTCAAGGCAGGACTTATCGAGCTGTCCACAGACGAAGGATCGGAGCAAATCAATATTCTGTCCCCCGAAGACCAAAGACGATTCAAAAACATCCGAGAGATTTCTTTATTACTAAACGTCTTTAAGGACGACGAGGCTTGCCAGCGGCTTGACCGTTTGGAAAGTGAAATTGAACAAGCATCAGATGGGATAAAGGCCCCATACTTTAACAATAGGGGTGTTCTGGCCCTTCATACGGAGAAGAACGATTTGGATTCTTTAAAGTTCTTCTCTATGGCGGCCCAGTTAAGACCCTCAGAACCAAAATATGTGACAAATGGGCTATGGACAGAGTTCTCGATACGTAATGATGAGGGCAAAGCCGATCTCAGTATTGACTGGCAAGACAGGCTTGATAAGGTATTGGCGTCTAACCCGACCTTTGGCCCTGTAGTCAGGCTGAAGGCTATGCAAATAGCGCAGGCTTCAGGACATGAGGCGGCAACCGATTTCATTGTTAAAAGTCAGCTATGGCAAAAAGAACCTTTAGATTCCAGGCTCTGTTTGATCGAACTCTTGAAGGACACCGGGGAGTATGATCGAGCTATAGATGTTGTGGAACAGACAGAAAAGGAGGACGTTCCGTTAAATTCTCTTTTTTATTCCCTGGCTGGCTTCATCTTCCTCATGAAGGCCGTGAAAGGTCATGAACATAAGGGGCATGTCAGGTTCTCTACAGGACCAGCAGATATAAGTCCTGAACTACTGCAAAAGTCAAGTCACTACTATGGTCTCGCTTTTAAGGAACTTATTTCTGCCGGATTTCCGCTTCCCTGGGAAGATACTATCTCCAACTACTCAATGATCTTAAGCCTCTTGGGCAAATACGAGGAAGCCGCTAACGTAGCCAAACCATTTTTGCAGAGACATCCTGCAAGCCCAATGGTAAATGATGCTCTCGCCTCTGCGCTCTTCAGAAAGGGCGAACCGGAAAATGCAGTTCCCTATGCCGAAAAAGCTTTTGCCGGAGAACCAACCTCGCATAAATTGAAGAATCTGTGTCTATGCCTATTTTTGGCTGAGGATTATGAAAAACTGATCACAACGATCTCTGAGAACCGTAAGCAGGGGTTTGAAGATGTGGACGAAGAATGCCTTTTGCGATCCCTCTGTGCTATCGCTTATTATGAAATCGGAGAGGAAGAGGAAAGTAGCAAACAGATTCGAGCACTTGACGAAAAGGAATTTGTGGCCGACGCCCTGACGGTCAAGTGTACTATAGCGAGCAAAAACAGGGCATCAAAAGAGACCATCATCGGCATTCTGAACCAAGCCCTTGAAGCCGATCCGGAGAACCTTACAGTTCGAACCCATATTGCCGGTTATCTAAATCCAACGACTGTTGAAGATGCCAAGATCATAGAAGATTGTTTTGAGCATATCCTCAAGTTCAGGGACCTTCTACCTGAAGAATATTCAAACTACACCCGTGCCGTAAACACGCTCAACAAATATGAAAAGGCCAGAGATATACTGTACAAGGCTGTCAAGCGTTATCCTGGGATACCCAGTCTTATTCATGATCTGGCCCTTGCAGTAGAATGTACCGGGGATCAGGAAACAGCCTACCAATTATGCTCGGATTACATCAGGCTCGGGGGCAAGAGTTATGCTGTTTTAAAGAACACAGCCATTCTGGCTGAGATGACCGGGCGAACAGATGAAGCAATTAAACTGTTTTCTAGGGCGCTCAGTAAAAGTCATGATGCTCATGAACAAGGAGATATCCACTGCCAGTTATACGAGCTAAAAAGGAGAAAGGGCGTTTCGACAAAGGAACTGATTTCACACATACATGAATTCGGCAAAACTATAACAGGCGATGATACCACGAGAGAAGCACGGTATCTAACGATGATATTGATGGCTCCGAAACCATCTGACCAAGCCGATAAGGAACTCGAATTGTGGTTTGAAGAAGCCAAACGGAGATTAGGTGAGTTCGAACGGAAGCATCCGAAAAACCCCTTTCTAAAGGGCTTCAAAATTAACACAGCACTCTCCCCTGAGGAGCAGGCCTGGGACATGATGACAACTATCTCATCAGTGACTCTTCCGGCTCGTATGAGGGGCGCGCAGCTTGAGATGGCCGCGCGGAGCGGCACATGGGCTTTCGTGTTTAGGGCTGAGGTCTTATCTAATTCAGTTTTTTCCTACTGGTCTCTATGCACAGCATCCGAAGAACGTTCACACGCTATCCATATCTGGAGTCCGGATATATCATTGGATGAGGAGAATAAGACTGCGGGAGCCGCAAAATCGGCGTGTGTAGACATTACCACCCTGCTCGCCCTCGCGCAACTTGATATGTTAGACCTGTTAGAGATCCTTGATCAAGTGGTTATTTCGCTCAGCACAAAGAGGGCATTGGCCATCGAGCTTGAAGGTATCCTGAGCGCCCCCTACCCTCTTGCCCAAAAAATTGATGTCTGGCTCCGTACAAACAGGAGCAGGGTGCGTGTGCGAAGGTTTCCCTGGTCTAAAGGCTTCGACTTTGAAGATAATGAATCTGAGAGCAACGTGCCTGGTCTTCTTACGCCTTTTCAGCCATCAATTGCAAAGATGTTGCCTTACGGGGTCGGCGAATCCGTGAAACTTGCGGCCTTCTTGAACTTGCCACTCTATTCTGACGATGTCTTCGCGAGATATATTGCATTAAAAGATAATAACGTAAAAGGGTTCAGCACAATCAGCATGGTTGCGGCGCTTCGAGAAAAAGGCAAGATCAGCTTGGCCAGTGAGACTGAGGTCTTTGGGAAAATGCTGAAACTGAATTTTCGAATCGTACCTTTCAACTCTCAGCATCTTTACTGCAGCTTGGAGAACGTGGCAAATTCTCTTACAACAAAGGGTAGAATTCCGCGAGCTAAGGATTTGATTCAAGATGAGACGCTTGGGAGTCTGCTGCGTCAGTTCGCAGATTCTTCGATAGAGCCTGCGGGTCTTTATCGAATTGCCATAGACTGGTGGATCGCGATTCTAGAAAAGGGTTTGCCGACAGGGATACTTGAACAGAGCATGGTTTACCTTCTCTTTGCCTTCTCTCAAAGGACGGTTGGAGGCGTACTCAAGGGAGTAGTGAAGGATGAACCCGATGAAATACGGGCTGCTCTTCTCACTTTTTTCTTACTGAAGGTCAGTCAAAAAGACAGTAGATTAATACCGGCGGCTTGGTCTGCAGTGAAGACTTATTGCGAAGAGCATTATCGGGACCAGGCAACTTTTCAAAAAGTCATTTTTGAAAAACTTCCAAACTGGTTTGTAAAGTTGCTGGAAATGCGTGTCAAAACCAATAGCTACGACAAGGTAAAAATACTGGCCTCCTTCACCACCAAACTGCCTAACGGTGACAGAACATTGATAGAAGAATATATTGTTCGCCATATCAGGCCATCATTCTTGACTTAA